From the genome of Hathewaya histolytica, one region includes:
- the fusA gene encoding elongation factor G — protein sequence MSREYPLEKFRNIGIMAHIDAGKTTTTERILFYTGRTHKLGETHEGAATMDWMVQEQERGITITSAATTCMWKDHVINIIDTPGHVDFTVEVERSLRVLDGAVGVFCAKGGVEPQSETVWRQADKYKVPRVAYVNKMDILGADFYRAVRMMRERLHANAVPIQLPIGKEDNFVGIIDLLTMKAEIYKDELGREYEEADIPAEMQEMADEYRASMLESIAELDEELMMKYLEGEELTLDELKVALRKGVCNNEIVPVICGSSYRNKGVQMMIDTAVEFLPSPLDIPAITGTNLDGEEVARHASDDEPLAALAFKIATDPFVGRLAFTRVYSGIMTSGTYVYNSTKGKKERIGRLVKMHSNHREEVEELRAGELGAIIGLKNTTTGDTLSSEDSPVILESMEFPEPVISVAIEPKTKAGSEKMGIALAKLAEEDPTFKTFTDQETGQTIIAGMGELHLEIIVDRLQREFKVDCNVGKPQVAYKETITEAVKAEGKFVRQSGGRGQYGHCWIEMIPHEGEFQFENAIVGGVVPREYIPAIQNGIEEASQSGVIAGYPVLNFKVKLFDGSYHDVDSSEMAFKIAGSMAFKNAMAKAKPVLLEPIMRVEIVVPEEYMGDVMGDVNSRRGRIEGMEAQAGAQVIKSMIPLSEMFGYATTLRSRTQGRGNYSMEFAAYEPVPKSVMEQIAGSREKK from the coding sequence TTGAGTAGAGAGTATCCTTTAGAGAAATTCCGTAATATTGGTATCATGGCTCACATTGATGCTGGTAAAACAACAACTACAGAGCGTATCCTTTTTTACACAGGGAGAACTCATAAATTAGGTGAGACTCACGAAGGTGCAGCAACTATGGACTGGATGGTTCAAGAACAAGAAAGAGGTATAACAATTACTTCTGCTGCAACAACTTGTATGTGGAAAGACCACGTAATAAATATAATAGATACACCAGGTCACGTAGATTTTACTGTTGAGGTTGAAAGATCTTTAAGAGTTCTTGATGGTGCAGTAGGTGTATTCTGTGCAAAGGGTGGGGTTGAACCTCAATCTGAAACAGTATGGAGACAGGCAGATAAATATAAGGTTCCAAGAGTAGCTTATGTTAATAAGATGGATATACTTGGAGCTGACTTCTATAGAGCAGTAAGAATGATGAGAGAAAGACTTCATGCTAATGCAGTTCCAATTCAATTACCTATTGGTAAAGAAGATAATTTTGTAGGTATAATTGACCTATTAACAATGAAAGCAGAAATCTACAAAGATGAATTAGGTAGAGAATATGAAGAAGCTGATATTCCAGCAGAAATGCAAGAAATGGCTGATGAATATAGAGCTTCAATGTTAGAATCAATAGCTGAGTTAGATGAAGAATTAATGATGAAATACCTTGAAGGAGAAGAATTAACTCTTGATGAATTAAAAGTTGCATTAAGAAAAGGTGTATGTAACAATGAGATAGTACCTGTTATATGCGGTTCTTCATATAGAAACAAAGGTGTTCAAATGATGATAGATACAGCTGTTGAATTCTTACCATCACCATTAGATATCCCTGCTATAACAGGAACTAATTTAGATGGTGAAGAGGTAGCTAGACACGCTTCAGATGACGAGCCACTAGCAGCATTAGCATTTAAGATTGCTACTGATCCATTCGTAGGTAGATTAGCTTTCACAAGAGTTTATTCAGGTATAATGACTAGTGGAACATATGTGTATAATTCTACTAAAGGAAAGAAAGAAAGAATCGGTAGACTTGTTAAAATGCACTCAAATCATAGAGAAGAAGTTGAAGAATTACGTGCAGGTGAATTAGGAGCTATCATAGGCTTAAAGAACACAACTACTGGTGATACTTTATCTTCTGAAGATTCTCCTGTTATCTTAGAAAGTATGGAATTCCCAGAGCCAGTTATCTCAGTTGCTATAGAACCAAAAACAAAAGCTGGTTCAGAGAAAATGGGTATAGCTCTTGCTAAATTAGCAGAAGAGGATCCAACATTTAAAACATTTACAGATCAAGAAACAGGCCAAACAATTATAGCAGGTATGGGTGAATTACACCTTGAAATTATAGTTGACAGATTACAAAGAGAATTTAAAGTAGACTGTAACGTTGGTAAGCCACAAGTTGCATACAAAGAAACTATTACTGAAGCTGTTAAAGCTGAAGGTAAGTTTGTAAGACAATCAGGTGGTCGTGGACAATATGGTCACTGCTGGATTGAAATGATTCCTCATGAAGGTGAATTCCAATTTGAAAATGCTATTGTAGGTGGAGTTGTTCCAAGAGAATACATCCCAGCAATACAAAATGGTATTGAAGAAGCATCTCAAAGTGGTGTAATAGCTGGCTATCCAGTTCTAAACTTTAAAGTTAAATTATTTGATGGATCATACCATGATGTTGACTCATCAGAAATGGCCTTTAAAATAGCTGGATCTATGGCATTTAAAAATGCTATGGCTAAGGCAAAACCAGTACTTCTTGAACCTATAATGAGGGTTGAAATTGTTGTCCCAGAAGAGTACATGGGAGATGTTATGGGTGATGTAAACTCAAGAAGAGGAAGAATTGAAGGAATGGAAGCTCAAGCTGGAGCTCAAGTAATAAAATCTATGATACCACTATCAGAGATGTTTGGATATGCAACAACTTTAAGATCAAGAACTCAAGGTAGAGGAAACTATAGCATGGAGTTTGCAGCGTATGAGCCAGTTCCAAAGAGTGTTATGGAACAAATTGCAGGAAGCAGAGAAAAGAAATAA
- the rpsG gene encoding 30S ribosomal protein S7: protein MPRKGTIKKREVLADPMYNSIVVSKLINSIMYDGKKGTAQKICYNAFNLIAEKTGKDAIEVFEEAMNNIMPLLEVKARRIGGATYQVPIEVRPERRQTLGIRWLLIATRKRGERGMSEKLAAELIDASNNTGAAVKKREDTHKMAEANKAFAHYRY from the coding sequence ATGCCAAGAAAAGGAACTATTAAAAAAAGAGAAGTTTTAGCAGATCCAATGTACAACAGCATAGTTGTATCAAAATTAATAAACTCTATTATGTATGATGGGAAAAAAGGTACAGCTCAAAAAATATGTTACAATGCATTTAACTTAATAGCAGAAAAGACTGGTAAAGACGCAATTGAGGTTTTCGAAGAAGCGATGAACAACATTATGCCTTTACTAGAAGTAAAAGCTAGAAGAATAGGTGGAGCTACATACCAAGTACCTATAGAAGTAAGACCAGAAAGAAGACAGACATTAGGAATCAGATGGCTACTAATTGCTACAAGAAAAAGAGGCGAAAGAGGCATGAGTGAGAAACTTGCTGCTGAATTAATAGATGCTTCAAACAACACTGGAGCAGCAGTTAAGAAGAGAGAAGATACTCACAAAATGGCTGAAGCTAATAAGGCATTTGCACATTATAGATATTAA
- a CDS encoding ribosomal L7Ae/L30e/S12e/Gadd45 family protein, which translates to MFKKDSKKIIGVKQSIKALKNLESLSYVQVYVARDAAEKVIKPLLELAQNNTLDVIYIPTMQELGEICNIDVGAAAALILENNIIDL; encoded by the coding sequence ATGTTCAAAAAAGATTCAAAAAAGATTATAGGGGTTAAGCAGTCTATTAAGGCTCTAAAAAACCTAGAAAGTTTATCTTATGTTCAAGTGTACGTAGCGAGAGATGCCGCGGAAAAGGTTATAAAACCTCTTCTAGAATTAGCTCAAAATAACACTTTAGATGTTATTTATATTCCTACAATGCAAGAACTGGGGGAAATATGTAATATAGATGTAGGAGCTGCAGCAGCTTTAATATTAGAGAATAATATTATTGATCTATAA
- the rpsJ gene encoding 30S ribosomal protein S10 — MATEKIRIRLKAYDNNLLDQSAQKIVETAKNTGAGVAGPVPLPTEKDVVTILRAPHKYKDSREQFEIRTHKRLLDILSPSQKTVDALMRIDLPAGVDIEIKL, encoded by the coding sequence ATGGCAACTGAAAAAATAAGAATAAGATTAAAAGCGTATGATAACAATCTTTTAGATCAATCAGCACAAAAAATTGTTGAAACAGCTAAAAATACTGGGGCAGGAGTAGCAGGTCCAGTGCCGTTACCAACTGAAAAAGATGTTGTTACAATATTAAGAGCTCCTCATAAGTACAAAGATTCTAGAGAGCAATTTGAAATTAGAACTCACAAGAGATTATTAGACATATTAAGTCCATCTCAAAAAACAGTTGATGCTCTAATGAGAATCGATTTACCAGCAGGGGTAGACATCGAGATTAAACTTTAA
- the rplC gene encoding 50S ribosomal protein L3, producing MKKAILGRKLGMTQIFDENGKVVPVTVVEAGPCAVIQKKTVENDGYDAIKIGFDDKRETLFNKPMLGEFKKAGVNPKKFVKELRLEDITAYEVGSEIKADIFAAGEKIDVTGVSKGKGFQGAVKRWGNHIGPKSHGSKFHRAPGSQGGSSDPSRTFKNRRMPGHMGHVKTTVLNLEVAKIMADKNIILIKGAVPGPKKGYILIRNTVKQHF from the coding sequence ATGAAAAAAGCAATATTAGGTAGAAAATTAGGTATGACTCAAATATTTGATGAAAATGGTAAAGTTGTACCAGTAACAGTTGTAGAAGCAGGTCCATGTGCTGTTATTCAAAAGAAAACAGTTGAAAATGATGGATATGATGCTATAAAAATCGGATTTGATGATAAGAGAGAAACTTTATTCAATAAACCGATGCTAGGTGAATTTAAAAAAGCAGGTGTAAATCCTAAGAAATTCGTTAAAGAATTAAGATTAGAAGACATAACTGCTTACGAAGTTGGCTCAGAAATTAAAGCTGATATATTTGCAGCAGGTGAGAAAATTGACGTTACTGGAGTTTCAAAAGGTAAGGGATTCCAAGGCGCAGTTAAAAGATGGGGTAACCACATAGGACCAAAGAGTCACGGTTCTAAATTCCATAGAGCACCAGGTTCTCAAGGAGGATCTTCTGATCCATCAAGAACTTTTAAAAATAGAAGAATGCCAGGTCATATGGGACACGTTAAAACTACTGTTTTAAACTTAGAAGTTGCTAAGATTATGGCAGATAAGAACATCATCCTTATTAAAGGAGCAGTTCCAGGTCCTAAAAAAGGATACATATTAATAAGAAATACAGTTAAACAACACTTTTAG
- the rpsS gene encoding 30S ribosomal protein S19 produces the protein MSRSIKKGPFVQEALMKRILEMNKNDEKKVVKTWSRSSTIFPQMVGHTIAVHDGRKHVPVYVSEDMVGHKLGEFVMTRTYKGHVDKEKSSKVRK, from the coding sequence ATGAGTAGATCAATTAAAAAAGGACCTTTCGTACAAGAAGCACTTATGAAAAGAATCCTTGAAATGAATAAAAATGATGAAAAAAAAGTTGTGAAGACTTGGTCAAGAAGTTCAACAATATTTCCACAAATGGTAGGGCACACAATAGCTGTTCATGATGGAAGAAAACATGTTCCTGTATATGTAAGTGAGGACATGGTAGGCCACAAGTTAGGTGAGTTCGTTATGACAAGAACTTACAAAGGTCACGTAGACAAAGAAAAATCATCAAAAGTTAGAAAATAG
- the rplW gene encoding 50S ribosomal protein L23 has product MKLVSHDIIRKPVITEKSMAAMAEKKYTFIVDIHANKSQIKRAVEDVFAVKVEDVKTVRYIGKNKRVGVHQGKKADYKKAIVKLTADSKTIEFFEGI; this is encoded by the coding sequence ATGAAGCTAGTAAGCCATGATATTATAAGAAAACCAGTTATAACAGAAAAAAGTATGGCAGCAATGGCAGAAAAAAAATACACCTTTATAGTTGACATACATGCTAATAAATCTCAAATTAAGAGAGCTGTGGAAGATGTTTTCGCAGTTAAAGTAGAAGATGTTAAAACAGTAAGATACATTGGTAAGAACAAAAGAGTTGGAGTTCACCAAGGTAAAAAAGCTGATTATAAGAAGGCAATAGTTAAACTTACTGCAGATAGCAAAACAATTGAATTCTTCGAAGGAATTTAA
- the rplD gene encoding 50S ribosomal protein L4, whose product MPTIAVYNKEAQKVGEVQLNDNVFGIEVNNEVMHQVVVAQLANKRQGTQSAKTRSEVRGGGIKPWRQKGTGRARQGSIRAPQWIHGGVVFAPKPRDYRMAVPKKVRRLALKSALSSKVLENNLVVLESLELEAPKTKVVTEMLKAFEAKKTLILTENNNENVYKSARNIQGVEVLPVNNINVYDLLKYEKVMVTKGAVNKIEEVYA is encoded by the coding sequence ATGCCAACAATAGCTGTTTATAATAAAGAAGCCCAAAAAGTTGGGGAAGTTCAATTAAATGACAATGTGTTCGGTATCGAAGTAAATAATGAAGTTATGCATCAAGTAGTTGTTGCTCAACTTGCTAATAAAAGACAAGGAACTCAATCAGCTAAAACTAGATCAGAAGTTCGTGGTGGAGGAATTAAACCATGGAGACAAAAGGGAACTGGTAGAGCTAGACAAGGTTCTATAAGAGCTCCACAATGGATTCATGGGGGAGTTGTATTTGCTCCGAAGCCAAGAGATTATAGAATGGCAGTTCCAAAGAAAGTTAGAAGATTAGCATTAAAATCAGCTTTATCTTCTAAAGTATTAGAAAACAATCTTGTTGTTTTAGAAAGTCTTGAGTTAGAAGCTCCTAAGACAAAAGTAGTAACTGAAATGTTAAAGGCTTTTGAAGCTAAAAAAACATTGATTTTAACTGAAAATAACAATGAGAATGTATACAAATCAGCTAGAAACATACAAGGAGTAGAGGTACTTCCTGTTAATAATATAAATGTATATGACCTATTAAAGTACGAAAAAGTAATGGTAACTAAGGGTGCCGTTAACAAAATTGAGGAGGTGTATGCATAA
- the tuf gene encoding elongation factor Tu, translating into MSKAKFERNKPHVNIGTIGHVDHGKTTLTAAITLVLAQKGYAEASKYDEIDKAPEERERGITINTSHVEYQTDNRHYAHVDCPGHADYVKNMITGAAQMDGAILVVSAADGPMPQTREHILLASRVGVQHIVVFLNKADMVDDPELLELVEMEIRELLSEYGFDGDGAPIVTGSALEAINNLENDEKTKCILDLMDEIDAYIPTPERDTEKDFLMPIEDVFTITGRGTVVTGRVERGIVKVGDEIEIVGLSDESKKVVCTGVEMFRKLLDQAMAGDNIGALLRGVQRTDVQRGQVLSKPGTVKPHRKFVGQVYVLKKEEGGRHTPFFNGYRPQFYFRTTDVTGSIQLPDGVEMVMPGDHIDMNVELITKVAMEEGLRFAIREGGRTVGSGVVTTIIE; encoded by the coding sequence ATGTCAAAAGCTAAATTTGAAAGAAATAAACCGCACGTAAATATAGGAACAATAGGACACGTAGACCATGGTAAAACAACATTAACAGCAGCAATCACTTTAGTGCTAGCACAAAAAGGGTATGCAGAAGCATCAAAATATGATGAAATCGATAAAGCACCAGAAGAAAGAGAAAGAGGAATCACAATCAATACATCACACGTAGAATACCAAACAGACAACAGACACTATGCACACGTTGACTGTCCAGGACACGCAGACTACGTTAAGAACATGATCACAGGTGCAGCACAAATGGATGGAGCTATCTTAGTTGTATCAGCAGCAGATGGTCCAATGCCACAAACAAGAGAGCACATTCTACTAGCATCAAGAGTAGGGGTACAACATATAGTAGTATTCTTAAACAAAGCTGACATGGTAGATGATCCAGAACTATTAGAATTAGTAGAAATGGAAATCAGAGAATTATTAAGCGAATATGGATTTGATGGAGACGGTGCACCGATCGTAACAGGATCAGCATTAGAAGCAATAAACAACTTAGAAAATGATGAAAAGACAAAATGCATATTAGACTTAATGGATGAAATAGATGCATACATTCCAACTCCAGAAAGAGATACAGAAAAAGACTTCTTAATGCCAATAGAAGACGTATTCACAATCACAGGAAGAGGAACAGTTGTAACAGGAAGAGTTGAAAGAGGAATAGTAAAAGTTGGAGATGAAATCGAAATCGTAGGATTAAGCGATGAGTCTAAGAAAGTAGTATGTACAGGAGTAGAAATGTTCAGAAAGTTATTAGATCAAGCAATGGCTGGAGATAATATCGGAGCATTACTAAGAGGAGTACAAAGAACAGACGTACAGAGAGGTCAAGTACTTTCAAAACCAGGAACAGTAAAACCTCATAGAAAATTTGTAGGTCAAGTATACGTATTAAAGAAAGAAGAAGGTGGAAGACATACACCATTCTTTAATGGATATAGACCACAATTCTACTTCAGAACAACAGACGTTACAGGATCAATCCAATTACCAGACGGAGTAGAAATGGTAATGCCTGGGGATCACATTGATATGAATGTAGAATTAATTACAAAAGTAGCAATGGAAGAAGGATTAAGATTCGCTATAAGAGAAGGCGGAAGAACAGTAGGATCAGGTGTTGTTACTACAATAATCGAATAG
- the rplB gene encoding 50S ribosomal protein L2 — protein sequence MALKSFKPTTPSRRHMTMPTFEEVTTNKPEKSLLVSLNKTAGRNSQGKITVRHRGGGAKRKYRIIDFKRNKDNIPAKVATIEYDPNRSAYIALVIYADGEKRYIIAPVGLKVGDVVVSGPEADIKPGNALPLINIPVGTVIHNIELAAGKGAQMVRSAGASAQLMAKEGKYALLRLPSGELRKVRIECRATIGTVSNLTHEIVNIGKAGRKRHLGIRPHVRGSVMNPNDHPHGGGEGRTPIGRPSPVTPWGKPTLGYKTRKNKKYSDRLIVKRRK from the coding sequence ATGGCTTTAAAGAGTTTTAAACCTACAACACCTTCAAGAAGACATATGACAATGCCTACTTTTGAAGAAGTTACAACAAATAAGCCAGAGAAATCTCTTTTAGTGTCTTTAAATAAGACTGCTGGAAGAAACTCACAAGGTAAAATAACTGTTCGTCATCGTGGAGGCGGAGCTAAAAGAAAGTATAGAATAATAGACTTTAAGAGAAATAAAGATAATATTCCAGCTAAAGTTGCAACTATAGAGTATGATCCAAATAGATCAGCTTATATAGCATTAGTTATATATGCAGATGGCGAAAAAAGATACATAATAGCTCCTGTTGGATTAAAAGTTGGAGATGTAGTTGTATCAGGGCCAGAAGCTGACATCAAACCAGGTAACGCACTACCACTTATAAATATTCCAGTAGGTACTGTAATTCACAATATAGAATTAGCAGCTGGAAAAGGTGCTCAGATGGTTAGATCAGCTGGTGCATCAGCACAGCTTATGGCTAAAGAAGGTAAGTATGCTTTATTAAGATTACCAAGTGGTGAGTTAAGAAAAGTAAGAATTGAGTGTAGAGCTACAATTGGTACTGTTTCTAACTTAACTCATGAAATTGTTAATATCGGTAAAGCGGGAAGAAAGAGACATTTAGGAATAAGACCTCATGTAAGAGGATCTGTTATGAACCCTAATGACCACCCACACGGAGGAGGAGAAGGAAGAACACCAATTGGACGTCCATCACCAGTTACTCCATGGGGTAAACCAACTCTTGGATACAAGACTAGAAAGAATAAAAAGTACTCTGATAGACTTATTGTTAAGAGAAGAAAATAG
- the rpsL gene encoding 30S ribosomal protein S12, which translates to MPTINQLVRKGRSTVAYKSDSPALKECPQKRGVCTVVKTTTPKKPNSALRKVARVRLTNGYEVSAYIPGEGHNLQEHSVVLIKGGRVKDLPGVRYHIVRGALDSAGVNNRMQSRSKYGTKRPKKK; encoded by the coding sequence ATGCCAACAATCAACCAATTAGTAAGAAAAGGCAGATCAACTGTAGCATATAAATCTGACTCACCAGCATTAAAAGAGTGCCCACAAAAAAGAGGTGTATGTACAGTAGTAAAAACTACTACACCTAAGAAGCCTAACTCAGCGTTAAGAAAAGTTGCTAGAGTAAGACTTACTAACGGATATGAAGTATCAGCTTATATCCCAGGTGAAGGACACAACTTACAAGAGCACAGTGTTGTATTAATTAAGGGCGGAAGAGTAAAAGACCTTCCTGGTGTAAGATACCACATTGTAAGAGGAGCTCTTGATTCTGCAGGTGTTAACAACAGAATGCAAAGCAGATCAAAGTACGGAACTAAAAGACCTAAGAAAAAATAG